From Patescibacteria group bacterium, one genomic window encodes:
- a CDS encoding carbohydrate kinase family protein codes for MKFDTISFGSAVLDVFLTSSDIKVIRSTEFFTNKAIAVPYGTKSEVERLVICSGGGGTNTAVGFSRLGLKAAVVARSGWDFAGKIIRQEIKKEGVDDQFLVQIEGEETDYSTILVSPDGDRTILVYRGGTRLDKKIIDFKKLNAFWFYLSSLEGNLALIEELTSYAKKNSIKMAVNPGRKELEQKKKFLKIAQDFDILILNREEAAKLLGVTIVDDKVFDKACLTLPKVMVVTTEGSKGAHVCVPQKGKLITDGFKMKVVEVTGAGDGFGAGLIAGLAKGWDLEKALKLGVSNGAAAVTQFGAKAGLIREKEIDFWLNKKLNYHWEKG; via the coding sequence ATGAAATTCGACACCATCTCCTTCGGCTCTGCTGTTCTTGACGTTTTCCTGACTTCGTCGGATATTAAGGTGATCCGATCAACTGAATTTTTTACCAACAAAGCGATTGCTGTTCCCTATGGTACTAAATCAGAAGTAGAAAGACTGGTGATTTGTTCTGGTGGAGGAGGGACCAATACGGCCGTTGGTTTTTCTCGCTTGGGATTGAAGGCGGCGGTGGTCGCTCGGAGCGGCTGGGATTTTGCTGGGAAAATCATTCGCCAAGAGATTAAAAAAGAAGGGGTCGATGACCAGTTTTTGGTTCAAATTGAGGGTGAAGAAACTGACTATTCGACCATTCTTGTTTCTCCAGATGGCGATCGGACAATTCTGGTTTATCGTGGTGGCACCCGCTTAGATAAGAAGATAATTGATTTCAAAAAACTTAATGCTTTTTGGTTTTATCTATCTTCTTTGGAAGGTAATTTAGCTTTAATTGAGGAATTAACTAGTTATGCCAAGAAAAATAGTATTAAAATGGCCGTTAATCCGGGCAGAAAAGAATTAGAGCAGAAAAAAAAGTTTTTAAAAATTGCCCAGGATTTTGATATTTTAATCCTTAATCGAGAGGAAGCGGCCAAGCTTCTAGGGGTGACGATTGTTGATGATAAAGTTTTTGATAAAGCTTGTTTAACTTTACCTAAAGTGATGGTGGTAACCACCGAAGGTTCCAAGGGAGCCCATGTTTGTGTCCCTCAAAAAGGTAAATTAATTACTGATGGCTTTAAAATGAAAGTGGTTGAAGTCACTGGCGCCGGTGATGGTTTTGGCGCCGGTTTAATTGCCGGTTTGGCTAAAGGTTGGGATTTAGAAAAAGCGCTAAAATTGGGGGTTTCTAATGGAGCGGCAGCCGTCACCCAATTTGGGGCGAAAGCCGGTCTAATTAGAGAAAAGGAAATAGATTTTTGGCTTAATAAAAAACTCAACTATCATTGGGAAAAAGGCTAG
- a CDS encoding radical SAM protein, which yields MVKIKERLCRTILSPSKLPGCDYVINPYVGCLHNCVWCYARYMKRYTGHDNEDWGSFVDAKINAPEVLIKDIRRLRSKPTIFLSSVCDPYQPIEVKYKLTRQCLEILSQFNFPVSILTQSKLVVRDIDLFKKFKEIEVGMSFITMDERATRIFQPRVALPKERVEALKKLHQADVATYIHLGPILPYFTDFEAIFKVTHRYLDTAMGETLNTRGENWTALINLLKKHYPQFLPLFKKEKFKNSDYLGQVGVDFEKVAKKFKIKVSGVYHHA from the coding sequence ATGGTTAAAATCAAAGAAAGGCTTTGTCGGACTATTCTTTCCCCTAGTAAATTACCGGGTTGTGATTATGTGATTAATCCTTATGTTGGCTGTCTTCATAATTGTGTTTGGTGTTATGCTCGCTATATGAAGCGATACACCGGTCATGATAACGAAGACTGGGGTTCTTTTGTTGACGCTAAAATCAATGCCCCTGAAGTTTTAATTAAGGATATTAGACGACTGAGAAGCAAGCCAACAATCTTTCTTTCATCAGTTTGCGATCCCTATCAACCAATCGAAGTAAAGTACAAATTAACCCGCCAATGTTTAGAGATTCTTTCTCAATTTAATTTCCCAGTTAGCATCTTGACTCAGTCAAAATTAGTGGTTCGCGACATTGATTTGTTCAAAAAGTTCAAAGAGATTGAAGTAGGGATGAGTTTTATCACCATGGATGAAAGAGCCACCCGAATTTTTCAACCCAGGGTGGCCTTACCTAAGGAAAGAGTTGAAGCCTTAAAAAAATTGCATCAGGCAGATGTGGCTACCTATATTCATCTTGGTCCAATCCTGCCTTACTTTACTGATTTTGAAGCGATTTTTAAAGTGACTCATCGTTATCTTGATACGGCTATGGGTGAAACCTTGAATACTCGGGGAGAAAATTGGACAGCCTTAATTAATCTTCTAAAAAAACATTATCCTCAGTTTTTGCCTCTTTTTAAAAAAGAAAAATTTAAAAATTCTGATTATCTTGGCCAGGTGGGAGTTGATTTTGAAAAGGTAGCTAAAAAATTTAAAATAAAAGTGTCAGGAGTTTATCACCATGCCTAG
- a CDS encoding MTH938/NDUFAF3 family protein, with the protein MPRIGKVSWGEVKIDGRNYHQVLIFGDQVIERRSDKLHELFGTTHQIGDWEKEKLLSGNPEIILVATGWSGLVRLDDGFKKELEKRKIELQTTLTPGVVKRYNQLIKEGKRVNALIHTTC; encoded by the coding sequence ATGCCTAGAATTGGTAAAGTTTCTTGGGGGGAAGTCAAGATTGATGGTCGAAACTATCATCAAGTGTTGATTTTTGGTGATCAGGTGATTGAGAGAAGAAGCGATAAATTACATGAGCTTTTTGGTACCACTCACCAAATAGGCGATTGGGAGAAAGAAAAACTTCTCTCTGGCAATCCGGAAATCATTCTGGTGGCTACTGGTTGGAGTGGCTTGGTTAGGTTAGATGATGGTTTTAAAAAAGAACTGGAAAAAAGAAAGATTGAATTACAAACAACGCTTACTCCTGGAGTGGTGAAGCGCTATAATCAATTGATCAAAGAAGGCAAACGAGTTAATGCTTTAATTCATACTACTTGTTAA
- a CDS encoding serine hydrolase — translation MIFKPKSEQQALPGIKPIKKQERKEHRGEGRKAIIVLFIVTVLASVLFYLQAEAPKIWEKITAPKVISRLPKGHFNPDQTIIQLKELTQDLSGTYGIYVYRFKDGYNYGLNQEKVFPAASLNKLPVMIAAYQQAEEGKVNLETKYTLKEEDKVQGAGLLQSELAGSQYTYRQLIEYMAQHSDNTAFKIMRQVTKEEIIEKITPEEVGLLFKRLYEGELINQENTDELLQFLTETDFEDRLPQGVPENIRVAHKIGTLTGVYSDAGIIFAEPPFVLVIMTEDARESEALEVLPQITQIVWDFETAL, via the coding sequence ATGATTTTTAAACCTAAAAGCGAACAGCAAGCCCTTCCTGGTATTAAGCCAATCAAAAAACAAGAAAGAAAAGAGCATCGTGGCGAGGGGAGAAAAGCGATCATTGTTTTGTTTATTGTGACGGTTTTAGCCAGTGTTCTTTTCTATCTTCAGGCAGAGGCTCCTAAGATTTGGGAAAAAATTACGGCGCCCAAAGTTATTTCCCGTCTACCGAAAGGACATTTTAATCCTGATCAGACTATAATCCAGCTTAAGGAATTAACCCAAGATTTATCAGGGACTTATGGCATTTATGTCTATCGGTTTAAAGATGGCTATAATTACGGTTTAAACCAAGAGAAGGTTTTTCCAGCGGCTTCTCTAAATAAACTGCCGGTGATGATTGCTGCTTATCAACAAGCAGAAGAAGGTAAAGTTAATTTAGAAACTAAATATACTCTCAAAGAAGAAGATAAGGTTCAAGGAGCCGGTCTTCTCCAATCAGAACTAGCAGGCAGTCAGTATACTTATCGACAACTGATCGAGTATATGGCCCAACATTCAGACAATACCGCTTTTAAAATTATGCGTCAGGTTACTAAAGAGGAAATAATAGAAAAAATAACACCCGAGGAAGTTGGCTTGTTGTTTAAGCGACTTTATGAGGGTGAACTGATTAATCAAGAAAATACTGATGAACTCCTTCAGTTTTTAACGGAAACTGATTTTGAAGATCGTTTGCCCCAGGGTGTTCCTGAGAATATTCGTGTTGCTCATAAAATTGGAACTTTAACCGGTGTTTATTCTGATGCTGGCATAATTTTTGCTGAACCCCCATTTGTTTTAGTGATAATGACTGAGGACGCGCGTGAGTCTGAAGCTTTAGAGGTTTTGCCCCAAATTACTCAGATTGTTTGGGATTTTGAGACTGCTCTTTGA
- the pbpC gene encoding penicillin-binding protein 1C: MMAVKRTGTIYTAKKLRSKQKAAPGFFGKIKELNLISWLGLIIKLIGKPFYWLLLTLVFISSYFFLFAKSLCQHLFSLLLYRIEIKLPKIHLPRFHLPRPSKKWFAFFLSFCLLILFSISFFFIIFKDLPQPQRLMTRDQIVSTKIYDRHGELLYKIYHNQNRTLVPLLDIPLSLVQATIAIEDAEFYHHHGLSPKGIIRAFLANLRSRKLYGGSTITQQLVKNALLTPERTLQRKIKEIILALWVESKFSKDEILQMYFNEVGYGGAAYGIEEAAQMYFGKSVRNLNLAESALLAGLPVSPTTFSPFGAYPELAKSRQLTVLRRMKEEGFIDEKEFAQAREQELKFAPQKTDIKAPHFVMYLKELLVDQYGLRQVEEGGLEVITSLDLDIQNQAQKIVRDEVTKLGRFYITNGAVLVTNPQTGEILAMVGSQDYFDSENDGNVNVTLRPRQPGSAIKPVNYSIALENGFTPATIIPDTPITYQIPGQPPYSPQNYDHRFHGNVPLRIALASSYNVPAVKVLSAFGVERMIKRGQEMGITTWEDPSRFGLSLTLGGGEIKMIDLAVVYGTLANLGMRVDLNPILEVRNYKGETLKQNQRLKAQRVLAPNVAYLLTDILADNAARTPAFGTNSVLNIPNHPHVAVKTGTTQNMRDNWTIGYTPDYLVAVWVGNNDNTPMSYVASGITGASPIWNQIMDNLLRKIPDQEFPRPEELIQVEICPTTGTLPCEGCGGKQELFLPGTEPKTHCDPEKIKEIKEQSQNPKQSE; this comes from the coding sequence CTACTCCTTTACCGAATTGAAATTAAATTGCCTAAAATTCATCTACCGCGTTTTCATCTTCCCAGACCATCAAAAAAATGGTTCGCTTTTTTTCTGAGTTTTTGTTTATTGATTCTCTTTTCTATCTCATTTTTCTTTATCATCTTTAAAGATCTACCCCAACCTCAGCGTTTGATGACTCGAGACCAAATCGTTTCTACTAAAATTTATGATCGCCATGGCGAACTTTTGTATAAAATCTATCACAATCAAAACCGAACTCTTGTTCCCCTTTTAGATATTCCCTTGTCTTTAGTCCAAGCAACCATTGCGATTGAAGACGCTGAGTTTTATCATCACCACGGCCTTTCTCCTAAAGGCATTATTCGGGCCTTTCTCGCTAATCTCCGTTCAAGAAAACTTTATGGTGGTTCGACCATTACCCAACAGTTAGTCAAGAATGCCCTTTTGACACCAGAGAGAACCTTGCAGCGAAAAATTAAGGAAATTATCCTGGCTCTTTGGGTTGAATCAAAATTCTCCAAAGACGAAATTCTTCAAATGTATTTCAATGAAGTTGGCTATGGTGGTGCCGCCTACGGAATCGAAGAAGCAGCCCAAATGTATTTCGGTAAATCCGTCAGAAATCTCAACTTAGCCGAGTCGGCTCTCTTAGCTGGCTTACCTGTTTCCCCCACAACTTTCTCTCCTTTCGGTGCTTATCCGGAACTAGCTAAATCTCGTCAACTGACTGTCTTGAGGAGAATGAAAGAAGAAGGTTTTATTGATGAGAAGGAATTCGCCCAAGCCCGAGAGCAAGAGTTAAAATTTGCTCCCCAGAAAACTGATATCAAAGCGCCTCACTTTGTCATGTATCTTAAAGAATTATTAGTTGATCAATATGGCCTCAGACAAGTAGAAGAAGGCGGTTTAGAGGTTATTACTTCACTTGATCTAGACATTCAAAATCAAGCTCAAAAAATCGTCAGAGATGAAGTAACTAAACTCGGCCGGTTTTACATCACTAACGGGGCGGTTTTAGTCACCAATCCCCAAACAGGAGAAATCTTAGCGATGGTTGGCTCTCAAGATTATTTTGATTCCGAGAATGACGGCAACGTCAATGTCACCCTTCGTCCCCGTCAACCTGGTTCGGCTATTAAACCGGTTAACTACTCAATCGCTCTAGAAAACGGTTTCACACCGGCAACCATTATCCCTGATACACCGATTACCTACCAGATACCCGGCCAGCCGCCTTACTCTCCTCAAAATTATGATCATCGCTTCCATGGCAACGTCCCTCTTCGTATTGCTCTTGCTTCTTCTTATAATGTCCCTGCCGTTAAAGTTTTATCTGCTTTTGGGGTCGAGAGAATGATTAAACGTGGCCAAGAAATGGGGATCACTACTTGGGAGGATCCTTCGAGATTTGGCCTCTCACTGACTTTGGGTGGGGGTGAGATTAAAATGATTGATTTGGCGGTTGTTTACGGTACACTCGCTAATTTAGGCATGAGGGTTGATCTTAATCCGATCTTAGAAGTAAGGAATTATAAAGGAGAAACATTAAAACAAAACCAAAGGTTGAAAGCCCAGAGAGTTCTGGCACCTAATGTTGCCTATCTTCTAACTGATATTCTCGCTGATAACGCAGCTCGGACACCGGCTTTTGGTACTAATTCGGTTCTCAATATTCCCAATCATCCTCATGTTGCCGTCAAAACTGGTACAACCCAAAATATGAGAGACAACTGGACAATTGGCTACACCCCTGATTATTTGGTTGCTGTTTGGGTAGGCAATAACGATAATACGCCAATGAGTTATGTCGCTTCAGGGATTACTGGCGCTTCACCGATTTGGAACCAAATCATGGATAACTTGCTTAGAAAAATACCTGATCAAGAATTTCCTAGACCCGAGGAACTGATTCAAGTGGAAATCTGCCCGACAACCGGCACTTTACCTTGCGAAGGCTGTGGCGGCAAACAGGAGTTATTTTTACCTGGAACCGAACCAAAAACTCATTGTGATCCAGAAAAAATAAAGGAAATCAAAGAGCAGTCTCAAAATCCCAAACAATCTGAGTAA